The Impatiens glandulifera chromosome 3, dImpGla2.1, whole genome shotgun sequence genome contains a region encoding:
- the LOC124932273 gene encoding agamous-like MADS-box protein MADS9, with protein MGRGKIEIKRIENSSNRQVTYSKRRNGLIKKAKEITVLCDAEVSLLIIGSSGKIHEYCSPSTNLPDILVKYHKQSGKRLWDAKHENLSNEIDRIKKENDNMQIELRHLRGEDITSLHYKELMALEDALENGLGGVREKQMEIYKMMKKNDRILEEEHKELNFVLHQREMEQNGYQHHHQQHQQLQDFEPQMPFTFRVQPMHPNLQERM; from the exons atggggAGAGGAAAGATAGAAATAAAGAGGATAGAGAACTCAAGCAACAGACAAGTAACATATTCAAAGAGGAGAAATGGTCTAATCAAGAAAGCCAAAGAGATCACAGTTCTATGTGATGCCGAGGTCTCTCTTCTTATCATCGGCAGCTCCGGCAAGATTCACGAATACTGCAGCCCTTCAACCAa TTTACCAGATATCCTTGTAAAATATCACAAGCAATCTGGAAAGAGGCTATGGGATGCTAAACATGAG AACCTCAGCAATGAAATTGATAGAATCAAGAAGGAGAATGACAACATGCAAATTGAGCTAAG GCATCTAAGGGGAGAAGATATTACATCTTTGCACTATAAAGAGCTAATGGCCTTAGAGGATGCCCTTGAAAACGGCCTTGGAGGTGTTCGTGAAAAACAG ATGGAGATCTACAAgatgatgaaaaaaaat GATAGGATACTGGAGGAGGAGCACAAAGAACTAAATTTTGTGTTG CACCAAAGAGAGATGGAACAAAACGGCTATCAGCATCATCATCAGCAACACCAGCAATTGCAAGATTTCGAGCCTCAAATGCCTTTCACCTTTCGTGTCCAACCGATGCATCCAAATCTGCAAGAGAGAATGTAA